The following nucleotide sequence is from Flavobacterium sp. N1736.
ATAAAATGAAAGGCGGAGTATTTAGCATATTAAAAGCAAGGTTTCTAATAAACGATGACGCGGTGAAAAACTGGCGATTTATTGTTTTTCTTATTTTGCTTGCCATAATAATGATTGCCAATACACAGCGATACGAACAAAAGGTTTTTGAAATTGCAAAACTGAATAATGAAGTAAAAGAATTGCGATCAGAATTTGTAGACAGAAGATCAGAATTAATGAAATTAAAAATGGAGTCAACGATATCGGATAAAATGCTCGAAAAGCAAATTTTTCCATCAACAGTTCCTCCGGTGAAAATAGAAGTTAAAAAAGAAGAAGAAAAAAATTTCTTTAAAAGAATATGGCAGTAGACGATAAACATATATCCTACAGAATTTACCTCGTAGCAGTTTTCATCTTCGTGATGGCAATTGCTATTGTTGTTAAGTTAACCAATATTCAATGGGTTGAAGGAGATTATTACAGAAAACTGGCGAAACAGCGTACGATTAAGAATTTTGTAATTCCGGCAAATAAAGGAAATATATATTCAGCAGACGGAAGTTTACTGGCAACATCAATACCTAATTATGAAATTAGATTTGATGCAAAAGCGCCAAAAACAGAAACTTTTGAAAAACACGTAAAAGCATTATCAGATTCATTAGCAACCGTTTTGGACAGACCGGGAGGTTTTTATGAAAAAGAATTAAGAAAAGCCAGAGAAAACAAAAATCGCTATTATTTAATAGGACGCAATTTAAGTTATACGGAATATGTAAAAATAAAAGGTTTTCCGTTGTTCAATTTAGGTCCGTTTAAAGGCGGAATTATCATTGAACAGGAAACTGTGAGGAAACATCCGATAGGAAAAATTGCTGAAAGAACAATTGGTTACGACCGAATTGATCCTGCAACCGGAGTTGAAGTTGGAAAAGGAATTGAATGGGCTTTTAAAAATTACCTGAACGGGAAAGACGGTAAAATTCTAAAACAAAAAATTGCAAAAGGACAGTGGAAGCCAATTCGCGATTTAAACGAAGTTGATCCTATAGATGGTTATGACGTAATCTCGACAATTGATGTTTTTATTCAGGATATCGCGCATCACGCTTTGTTGAAACAGTTGGAAGATTATGAAGCAGATCACGGTTGTGTGGTGGTTATGGAAACAGAAACAGGTCATGTGAAAGCGATTTCGAATTTAGGAAGAGCAGAAGACGGATCATATTACGAAACCACAAATTACGCTATTGCAGAATCTCAGGAACCGGGATCGACTTTTAAACTAGTTGATTTAATGGCGATTTTAGAAGATAAAGTAGCAGATACAAGTACGGTTTATGATAGTAAAGCCGGAGAAATTAAATATTATGGCAGAACCGTTCGAGATTCGCACAAAGGAGGTTACGGAAAAGTTTCATTAGCCCGCGGATTCGAACTTTCGTCAAATACAGTAATGGTTCAGGCGGTTTATGATAATTACAAAAATAATGCGAAAAAGTTTGTAGACCATATTAATGGATACGGATTAAATAAGACATTAGGATTACATTTTAAAGGAGAAGGAAGACCATATATTCCACAGCCCGGAGACAAACATTGGTCAGGAGTTTCACTTCCGTGGATGGCATTTGGTTACGGAGTTTCGGTTACTCCAATGCAAACACTGGCTTTTTATAATTCGGTAGCGAATAACGGAGTAATGGTGAAACCTCAATTTGTTTCTGAAATAAAAGAATGGAACAAAACCATCAAAAAGTTTGATGTTGAAGTGATCAATCCAAAAGTATGTTCGCAGGAAACGATCGCTAAAATAAAAGCAGTTTTGCTTAATGTGGTAAAAAAAGGAACGGGTTCTAAATTGTATTCGAAAGATTTTTCGATGGCAGGAAAAACGGGAACGGCTCAGGTAAATTATGGAGGAAAAGAAGGAAAATCAGCATTGTATTATGCATCTTCTTTCGTAGGATATTTTCCGGCAGATCATCCTAAATATTCTTGTATTGTAGTGGTTCACAAACCAAATACATCTAAGAATAATTATTATGGAGCCGATGTTGCAGGACCTGTTTTTAAAAGAATTGCCCAAAAGATATTTACAGATGCCCCATCAACAAATAAAATTAAAAAACTGGATTCAAGAGTTCCAAAGCAGGATTTAAGTTATGATAAATATTATGTGGTTGAAGCCAATAAAAAATCAAACCAAGTTCCTGATTTAAAAGGAATGCCGGGAATGGATGCTATTGCTTTACTGGAAAACTTAGGTTTAAAAGTAAAAGTAAACGGGGTAGGAAAAGTTAAAAAACAGTCTTTGCAGGCTGGACAAAATATTAGTAAAAACACAACTATAGTATTAGAATTATCGTGAAAATACTGAAAGACATATTATATAAGGTAGCAATTGAGTCTGTAACAGGTTCGACAGAAATTGCTATAAACAAAATTGATTTTGATTCAAGAAAAATTGAAGAGAATGATGTTTTTATAGCCATTCGCGGATCACTTTCTAATGGTCATGATTATATCGAAAAAGCAATTCAGTTAGGTGCAGTTGCTGTTATTTGTGATACTTTACCAGAAAATCCTGCTAAAGGAATCACGTATATAAAAGTAAACGATACCAATACGGCATTGGCTTTTATGGCGGCTAATTATTTTGGAAATCCTTCTGAAAAATTAAAATTAGTTGGCGTAACCGGTACAAACGGAAAAACAACAATTGCGTCATTATTGTTTCAATTGTTTCAAAAAGCAGGATTTAAAGTTGGTTTATTATCAACCGTAAAAATCATGGTGAATGAAACCGAATATAATGCAACACATACAACTCCGGATTCGATCACCATTAATCATTATTTAAATGAAATGATTGAGGCTGGCGTTACACATTGCTTTATGGAAGTGAGTTCACACGGAATTCACCAAAAACGTACAGAAGCATTGCATTTTGTTGGAGGGATTTTTACCAATCTTTCGCACGATCATTTAGATTATCATCCAACTTTTGCAGAATACAGAGATGTTAAAAAATCATTTTTTGATTCATTGCCAAAAACGGCTTTTGCTTTATCAAATATCGATGATAAAAACGGAACTGTTATGCTGCAAAATACAGTGGCAAGAAAACGCACATACGCCTTAAAAACATACGCCGATTTTAAAGCTCAAATTTTAGAAAGTCAATTATCAGGTTTATTATTAAAGGTAAACGACAATGAAGTTTGGGTAAAACTAATTGGGACTTTTAATGCTTATAATGTTTTGGCAATTTACGGAACTGCGGTAGAATTAGGAATAGATAGTCTGGAAGCTTTGCGTTTATTGTCTGATTTAGAAAGTGTTTCGGGACGTTTTCAGTATATCGTTTCAGAAGGAAATATTACAGCGATTGTAGATTATGCACACACGCCGGATGCATTAGATAATGTGTTAAAAACGATTGCTGATATCCGCACTAAAAACGAGCAATTGATTACAGTTGTGGGCTGCGGCGGAAACAGGGACAAAACAAAAAGACCAATTATGGCTAAAATCGCAGCAGATTTGAGCGATAAAGCCATCTTAACATCTGATAATCCAAGAAACGAAGATCCTGAAGTGATTTTGGACGAAATGGAAAAAGGTGTTGAACCACAGAATTATAAAAAAATGCTGAGAATTACCGATAGAAAACAAGCCATTAAAACCGCTTGTCAATTGGCTCAGCCTAACGATATTATATTAATTGCCGGAAAAGGACACGAAACGT
It contains:
- a CDS encoding UDP-N-acetylmuramoyl-L-alanyl-D-glutamate--2,6-diaminopimelate ligase, which translates into the protein MKILKDILYKVAIESVTGSTEIAINKIDFDSRKIEENDVFIAIRGSLSNGHDYIEKAIQLGAVAVICDTLPENPAKGITYIKVNDTNTALAFMAANYFGNPSEKLKLVGVTGTNGKTTIASLLFQLFQKAGFKVGLLSTVKIMVNETEYNATHTTPDSITINHYLNEMIEAGVTHCFMEVSSHGIHQKRTEALHFVGGIFTNLSHDHLDYHPTFAEYRDVKKSFFDSLPKTAFALSNIDDKNGTVMLQNTVARKRTYALKTYADFKAQILESQLSGLLLKVNDNEVWVKLIGTFNAYNVLAIYGTAVELGIDSLEALRLLSDLESVSGRFQYIVSEGNITAIVDYAHTPDALDNVLKTIADIRTKNEQLITVVGCGGNRDKTKRPIMAKIAADLSDKAILTSDNPRNEDPEVILDEMEKGVEPQNYKKMLRITDRKQAIKTACQLAQPNDIILIAGKGHETYQEINGVRHHFDDMEIIKEILDQLRK
- a CDS encoding penicillin-binding protein, which codes for MAVDDKHISYRIYLVAVFIFVMAIAIVVKLTNIQWVEGDYYRKLAKQRTIKNFVIPANKGNIYSADGSLLATSIPNYEIRFDAKAPKTETFEKHVKALSDSLATVLDRPGGFYEKELRKARENKNRYYLIGRNLSYTEYVKIKGFPLFNLGPFKGGIIIEQETVRKHPIGKIAERTIGYDRIDPATGVEVGKGIEWAFKNYLNGKDGKILKQKIAKGQWKPIRDLNEVDPIDGYDVISTIDVFIQDIAHHALLKQLEDYEADHGCVVVMETETGHVKAISNLGRAEDGSYYETTNYAIAESQEPGSTFKLVDLMAILEDKVADTSTVYDSKAGEIKYYGRTVRDSHKGGYGKVSLARGFELSSNTVMVQAVYDNYKNNAKKFVDHINGYGLNKTLGLHFKGEGRPYIPQPGDKHWSGVSLPWMAFGYGVSVTPMQTLAFYNSVANNGVMVKPQFVSEIKEWNKTIKKFDVEVINPKVCSQETIAKIKAVLLNVVKKGTGSKLYSKDFSMAGKTGTAQVNYGGKEGKSALYYASSFVGYFPADHPKYSCIVVVHKPNTSKNNYYGADVAGPVFKRIAQKIFTDAPSTNKIKKLDSRVPKQDLSYDKYYVVEANKKSNQVPDLKGMPGMDAIALLENLGLKVKVNGVGKVKKQSLQAGQNISKNTTIVLELS
- a CDS encoding FtsL-like putative cell division protein; its protein translation is MKGGVFSILKARFLINDDAVKNWRFIVFLILLAIIMIANTQRYEQKVFEIAKLNNEVKELRSEFVDRRSELMKLKMESTISDKMLEKQIFPSTVPPVKIEVKKEEEKNFFKRIWQ